The Bacillus spongiae genome has a window encoding:
- a CDS encoding alpha/beta hydrolase has protein sequence MIEQTTVKAHINGIDVYYEYHPQSLSDETFVLLHGFLSSTFSFRRLTPLLKKHYNVLVIDLPPFGKSGKSVRFRYSYENLGKTVLHLLEKLQLTNVYVAGHSMGGQIALNMMKLRPEIVEKGILLCSSGYLNRARRSLSMLSYAPFFHLYVKYWLKRTGIRRNLENVLHDSEMIDDDMISGYLTPFLDKKIFRALTRMIRDREGDLPEHVLHNIHTPCLLIWGDHDRVVPLNVGIRLNKDLPNATIVVLEKTGHLVPEEKPDEVLHHIQQFVVT, from the coding sequence ATGATAGAACAAACGACAGTAAAGGCCCATATTAACGGAATAGATGTTTATTATGAATATCATCCACAATCTCTTTCAGATGAGACATTCGTTTTGCTTCATGGGTTTCTCTCTTCTACTTTTAGCTTTCGACGATTAACTCCCCTTTTAAAGAAGCATTACAACGTACTAGTGATTGATCTTCCTCCATTCGGAAAAAGTGGGAAGTCTGTTCGCTTTCGTTATTCATACGAAAACTTAGGGAAAACGGTTCTCCATCTTTTAGAAAAACTACAGCTGACTAATGTATATGTTGCTGGCCATTCAATGGGTGGTCAAATAGCCTTAAACATGATGAAATTACGACCAGAAATAGTTGAAAAGGGTATTCTTCTATGTAGTTCTGGCTATCTTAATCGTGCACGTAGATCCCTTTCAATGCTTAGTTATGCCCCATTTTTTCACTTATACGTGAAGTACTGGTTAAAGCGTACAGGAATACGACGAAATTTAGAGAATGTTCTCCACGATAGTGAAATGATTGATGATGACATGATATCCGGTTATTTAACGCCATTTTTAGATAAAAAAATATTTCGAGCACTAACCAGAATGATTCGTGACAGAGAAGGAGATTTACCAGAACATGTCCTGCACAACATTCACACCCCTTGTCTACTCATTTGGGGAGACCATGATCGCGTTGTTCCACTTAATGTTGGCATCCGGTTAAATAAAGATTTACCGAATGCTACTATTGTGGTGTTAGAGAAAACAGGTCATTTAGTCCCTGAAGAAAAGCCTGATGAAGTTTTACACCATATACAACAATTTGTCGTTACGTAA
- a CDS encoding helix-turn-helix transcriptional regulator, translated as MSHKFGEHLKMYREQCKMTQQELALKARLGTKTIEKYENGEQLPDTPTILKLSTVLDVPASELLEIETTNISGIDAEIEQLILEIGTKKAKLILRKAKEFSEEDFLRVMQMLYDLKYNQ; from the coding sequence ATGTCTCACAAGTTTGGTGAACATTTAAAGATGTATCGTGAACAATGCAAGATGACTCAACAAGAGTTGGCTCTAAAAGCACGTCTTGGAACAAAAACGATTGAGAAATACGAGAATGGGGAACAGCTCCCAGACACACCTACCATTTTAAAACTATCAACCGTTTTAGACGTACCCGCTTCGGAACTATTAGAAATAGAGACAACAAATATTTCTGGGATTGATGCAGAAATCGAGCAATTAATACTTGAAATTGGTACAAAAAAAGCAAAGCTGATTTTAAGAAAAGCAAAAGAGTTCTCAGAAGAAGACTTTCTTCGTGTCATGCAAATGCTTTATGATTTAAAATATAACCAATAA
- a CDS encoding DUF1871 family protein, producing the protein MNVSQVNRQLVELLKKWDPFRVGPEGYDTEIADVVQAVHDNDKANILAGEIQAIYEFSFEEWIPMQECHVIAEKMLQIKNLASCSY; encoded by the coding sequence ATGAATGTCTCTCAGGTGAATAGACAGCTCGTTGAATTATTAAAGAAGTGGGATCCATTTAGAGTAGGTCCTGAAGGCTATGATACAGAAATTGCTGATGTTGTACAAGCAGTACACGACAATGATAAAGCAAATATATTAGCAGGTGAGATCCAGGCGATTTATGAATTTTCCTTTGAGGAATGGATCCCGATGCAGGAGTGTCACGTCATCGCTGAGAAAATGCTACAAATTAAAAACTTAGCTTCTTGCTCGTATTAA
- a CDS encoding sigma 54-interacting transcriptional regulator, with amino-acid sequence MMKNENLLYIYQELVEKLESGVHVIDIEGNTVIYNRKMMEIEGMSIEDVLDKNILDVFHFERDEESTLLQVLNSGQSSLNIKQTYFTKKGQEITTINNTYPLYSSGKCIGAIEIAKDVTKVERLLKEQLSKKEEYTFNSIVGSSDSIQEVIENSRHAATAPSSILLIGETGTGKEMIAQSIHNESFRRNKAFLIHHCESILPTQSEDVLFGDKGMIAQATGGTLLLTHINRMDTRLQERLLNTLQCQKTSETQTSTQVVATINEDPIDAITAGRLKKELYYKLSHYSIFIPPLRERKEDIIELAQSFIESYSLLFGSNVKALHQDVINAFINYDWPGNVRELERVIEESLNCVNSDEVISHHHLPMSFRQRANSVHKEDERFLVNPNRELLPLEEYLQEAEKYYLQKALIHHQFNITQTAKSLGMSRQNLQYRMKKNQLVRP; translated from the coding sequence ATGATGAAGAATGAGAACTTATTATATATTTACCAAGAACTAGTTGAAAAATTAGAGTCAGGTGTTCATGTCATTGATATCGAAGGGAATACCGTCATTTACAATCGGAAAATGATGGAAATTGAAGGTATGTCAATAGAAGATGTACTCGACAAAAATATTTTAGACGTATTCCATTTTGAACGTGATGAAGAAAGCACCCTTCTACAAGTACTCAACAGCGGACAAAGTAGCCTAAATATAAAACAAACATATTTTACTAAAAAAGGACAAGAAATCACAACAATTAATAATACTTATCCACTTTACTCTTCTGGGAAATGTATCGGGGCAATTGAGATTGCCAAAGATGTGACAAAGGTGGAACGGTTATTAAAGGAACAACTGTCGAAGAAAGAAGAATATACATTTAACTCTATCGTTGGTAGCTCCGACTCTATTCAAGAAGTCATTGAAAACAGTAGGCATGCAGCCACAGCCCCTTCCTCTATATTATTAATTGGGGAGACAGGGACAGGGAAAGAGATGATTGCTCAATCCATTCATAATGAAAGCTTTAGACGAAACAAGGCATTCCTTATTCATCATTGTGAGTCCATTTTGCCAACCCAAAGTGAAGATGTGCTTTTTGGAGACAAGGGAATGATTGCTCAAGCCACAGGAGGAACTCTTTTACTTACACATATTAACCGAATGGATACACGCCTTCAAGAAAGGCTATTAAACACCCTTCAATGCCAGAAAACAAGCGAAACCCAGACATCTACTCAAGTGGTTGCTACGATAAACGAAGATCCAATTGATGCGATTACAGCTGGACGATTAAAAAAAGAACTTTACTACAAGCTCAGTCATTATTCCATATTTATACCCCCATTAAGAGAAAGGAAGGAAGATATTATTGAGTTAGCTCAATCATTTATTGAATCGTACAGTCTACTTTTTGGTTCAAATGTGAAAGCGCTTCATCAAGATGTAATAAATGCTTTTATTAACTATGACTGGCCTGGAAACGTACGAGAACTTGAACGAGTAATTGAGGAATCGTTGAATTGTGTTAACTCAGATGAAGTGATCTCACATCATCATTTACCAATGTCTTTCCGACAAAGGGCGAATTCCGTTCATAAGGAAGATGAGCGATTTTTAGTAAACCCTAACCGTGAACTATTGCCTTTAGAAGAATACCTTCAAGAAGCAGAAAAATACTATCTTCAAAAAGCATTAATACATCATCAATTCAATATTACTCAAACTGCAAAATCCTTAGGGATGAGCCGTCAAAATCTTCAATATCGAATGAAAAAAAACCAATTAGTTCGACCATAA
- the pruA gene encoding L-glutamate gamma-semialdehyde dehydrogenase — protein MIPYKHEPFTDFTNEQNQVAYQEGLKLVGSYLGEHYPLVIGGEKIVTEEKIVSRNPANKEEIIGYVSKANQDLAEKAMNIAYETFGTWRKYKPEARADILFRAAAIIRRRKDEFSALLTKEAGKPWREADADTAEAIDFLEYYGRQMLEMKNGHKLESRPGEYNQYNYVPLGVGVIISPWNFPFAIMAGTAVAAIVTGNTVLLKPASTTPVVAAKFVEVMEEAGLPNGVLNFIPGSGAEVGDYLVDHPKTRFISFTGSRDVGTRIYERASKVNEGQIWLKRVIAEMGGKDTIVVDKDADLELAAQSIVASAFGFSGQKCSACSRAIVLEEVYDSVLERVVELTNELTVGDPVDNTNFAGPVIDQSAYNKIMSYIEIGKQEGRLMAGGEGDDSKGYFVKPTVFADLSQDARLMKEEIFGPVVGFTKAKDFDEAIEIANNTEYGLTGAVITNNRDHIEKAREDFHVGNLYFNRGCTGAIVGYQPFGGFNMSGTDSKAGGPDYLTLHMQAKTTSEML, from the coding sequence ATGATTCCATACAAACACGAACCATTTACTGATTTTACAAATGAACAAAATCAAGTAGCTTATCAAGAAGGGCTAAAGCTTGTTGGTAGCTACCTTGGAGAACACTATCCACTTGTAATTGGGGGAGAAAAAATTGTAACAGAAGAAAAAATTGTCTCCCGTAACCCTGCAAATAAAGAAGAAATTATTGGCTATGTTTCAAAAGCTAACCAGGATCTTGCTGAAAAAGCGATGAATATTGCCTATGAGACATTTGGAACATGGAGAAAATATAAGCCTGAAGCACGTGCAGATATTTTGTTCCGTGCAGCGGCTATTATCCGTCGTCGTAAGGACGAATTTTCTGCCCTATTAACGAAAGAAGCAGGAAAGCCTTGGAGAGAAGCTGATGCAGATACGGCTGAGGCAATTGACTTTTTAGAATATTACGGTCGACAAATGTTAGAAATGAAAAATGGACATAAATTGGAAAGTCGTCCGGGAGAATACAATCAATATAATTACGTTCCACTTGGCGTAGGAGTCATTATTTCTCCATGGAACTTCCCGTTTGCGATTATGGCTGGAACAGCTGTAGCGGCGATTGTCACAGGTAATACGGTTCTATTGAAGCCGGCATCTACTACACCAGTGGTGGCAGCGAAGTTTGTAGAAGTAATGGAAGAAGCAGGTCTTCCAAATGGAGTATTGAACTTCATTCCAGGAAGTGGAGCTGAAGTAGGTGACTACTTAGTCGACCACCCGAAAACGCGCTTTATCTCTTTCACAGGTTCTCGTGATGTAGGTACTCGTATTTATGAGCGTGCATCGAAAGTAAATGAAGGTCAAATCTGGCTTAAGCGAGTAATTGCGGAGATGGGTGGAAAAGATACCATTGTAGTTGATAAAGATGCTGATCTTGAATTAGCTGCTCAATCAATTGTTGCCTCTGCTTTTGGCTTCTCAGGCCAAAAATGCTCGGCTTGTTCACGTGCAATTGTACTTGAAGAAGTATATGATTCCGTATTAGAGCGCGTTGTAGAACTTACGAATGAGTTAACTGTTGGAGATCCAGTGGATAATACGAATTTTGCAGGACCAGTGATTGACCAATCAGCTTATAACAAAATCATGAGCTATATCGAAATTGGGAAACAAGAAGGCCGGTTAATGGCTGGTGGCGAAGGAGACGATTCAAAAGGATACTTCGTGAAACCGACTGTCTTTGCTGATCTTTCACAGGACGCTCGTTTAATGAAAGAAGAAATATTTGGACCTGTTGTAGGATTCACTAAAGCGAAAGATTTCGATGAAGCTATTGAAATTGCAAATAATACGGAGTATGGCTTAACAGGGGCTGTGATCACGAATAATCGCGACCATATTGAAAAAGCAAGGGAAGATTTCCATGTTGGAAATTTATACTTCAATCGTGGTTGTACTGGAGCTATTGTTGGTTACCAACCATTCGGTGGATTCAATATGAGTGGAACAGATTCCAAAGCTGGTGGACCAGACTATTTAACTCTTCATATGCAAGCAAAAACAACATCTGAAATGCTTTAA
- the yugI gene encoding S1 domain-containing post-transcriptional regulator GSP13 gives MTTKYEIGTELKGKVTGIQPYGAFVALDEETQGLVHISEITHGYVKDINEHLSVGDEVNVKVLSVDEGANKISLSIRATEEAPAPKEVEATKKPRRRQGQNNLKAVESAPSGFNTLKDKLEEWIEQSDLIKK, from the coding sequence ATGACTACAAAATACGAAATTGGTACAGAATTAAAAGGGAAAGTAACAGGAATTCAACCATACGGAGCGTTCGTTGCTCTAGATGAAGAAACACAAGGGTTAGTGCATATTTCAGAAATTACACACGGATACGTAAAAGATATCAATGAGCACCTATCTGTTGGCGATGAAGTAAACGTAAAAGTACTTTCTGTAGACGAAGGTGCAAATAAAATCAGCTTGTCTATTCGTGCGACAGAAGAAGCTCCAGCTCCTAAAGAAGTAGAGGCAACGAAAAAGCCACGTCGTCGCCAAGGTCAAAATAATCTTAAAGCGGTAGAAAGTGCTCCTTCAGGATTCAATACATTAAAAGATAAATTAGAAGAGTGGATCGAGCAGTCCGACCTAATTAAGAAGTAA
- a CDS encoding Glu/Leu/Phe/Val dehydrogenase: protein MGENLNLFTSTQHVIEDALTKLGYGEEVYELLKEPIRMLTVRIPVRMDDGEIKVFTGYRAQHNDAVGPTKGGVRFHPEVDEEEVKALSMWMSLKCGIVDLPYGGGKGGIICDPRTMSMNEIERLSRGYVRAISQIVGPTKDIPAPDVYTNSQIMAWMMDEYSRLRENDSPGFITGKPLVLGGSQGREKATAQGVTICIEEAAKKRGIQIKGARVVVQGFGNAGSYLAKFMHDAGAKVVAISDAHGGLYDPNGLDIDYLLDRRDSFGTVTTLFDNTISNKELLELECDILVPAAVANQITADNAHLIKAPIVVEAANGPTTFDATKILSDRGILLVPDVLASAGGVTVSYFEWVQNNQGYYWTEEEVNEKLKAKLVEAFNNVYETASNRRVNMRLAAYMVGARKMAEASRFRGWV from the coding sequence ATGGGAGAAAATTTAAATCTGTTCACTTCTACACAACATGTTATAGAAGATGCATTAACAAAACTTGGCTACGGTGAAGAAGTATATGAACTTCTTAAAGAGCCAATTCGTATGCTCACGGTTCGTATTCCGGTGAGAATGGATGACGGTGAAATAAAGGTATTTACTGGTTACCGCGCACAGCATAATGATGCTGTTGGCCCCACAAAAGGAGGAGTTCGCTTCCATCCAGAAGTAGATGAAGAAGAAGTGAAAGCCCTATCGATGTGGATGAGTTTAAAATGTGGTATTGTTGACCTTCCTTATGGTGGAGGAAAGGGTGGTATCATTTGCGACCCACGTACGATGTCAATGAATGAAATTGAAAGACTAAGCCGTGGATATGTTCGCGCTATCAGTCAGATTGTTGGTCCTACGAAAGACATTCCTGCTCCTGATGTTTACACGAATTCACAAATTATGGCCTGGATGATGGATGAGTATAGTCGTTTACGGGAGAATGATTCACCCGGATTTATTACAGGAAAGCCACTCGTACTTGGCGGTTCACAAGGCCGTGAAAAAGCGACAGCGCAAGGAGTTACAATTTGTATTGAAGAAGCAGCCAAAAAGCGTGGAATTCAAATAAAAGGAGCCCGTGTCGTTGTTCAAGGGTTTGGAAATGCGGGCAGTTATTTAGCAAAATTTATGCATGATGCAGGAGCAAAGGTCGTAGCGATTTCGGATGCTCATGGGGGACTATACGATCCGAACGGCTTAGATATTGATTACTTACTCGACCGCCGTGATAGCTTCGGTACGGTAACAACCCTATTCGACAACACGATTTCAAACAAGGAGCTACTAGAGCTTGAATGTGATATTCTTGTTCCAGCTGCAGTGGCAAACCAAATTACTGCCGACAATGCACACCTTATAAAAGCGCCTATCGTTGTGGAGGCGGCAAATGGCCCTACTACATTTGATGCGACGAAAATTCTTTCTGATAGAGGAATCCTTCTTGTCCCAGATGTACTTGCTAGTGCAGGAGGCGTGACGGTATCCTACTTCGAATGGGTACAAAATAACCAAGGCTACTATTGGACAGAAGAGGAAGTAAATGAAAAGTTGAAAGCTAAACTTGTCGAAGCCTTTAACAATGTATATGAAACAGCGAGCAACAGAAGAGTAAACATGCGCTTAGCTGCATATATGGTTGGTGCTCGGAAAATGGCTGAAGCTTCTCGCTTTAGAGGGTGGGTATAA
- a CDS encoding ornithine--oxo-acid transaminase, with product MTTQTSSIIEQTEQFGANNYHPLPIVISEAEGVWVKDPEGNKYMDMLSAYSAVNQGHRHPKIIQALKDQVDRVTLTSRAFHNDQLGPWYEKICKLTNKEMALPMNTGAEAVETAVKAARRWAYDVKGVEENCAEIIACNGNFHGRTMTAVSLSSEVEYKRGFGPMLPGINLIPYGDIEALRAAITPNTAAFLFEPIQGEAGIVIPPEGFLKAAYELCKENNVLFIADEIQAGLARSGKMFACEWENVDPDMYILGKALGGGVFPISCVAANKSVLGVFNPGSHGSTFGGNPVACAVSVASLDVLIEEDLANRSLRLGENFMSKLREIDNPIIKEVRGRGLFIGVELTEAARPYCEQLKEAGLLCKETHDTVIRFAPPLIISEEELDWAINKIKNVLQK from the coding sequence ATGACTACACAAACATCATCCATTATTGAACAAACGGAACAATTTGGAGCTAATAATTATCACCCTCTCCCTATTGTGATTTCGGAAGCTGAAGGAGTTTGGGTAAAAGACCCAGAGGGAAACAAATATATGGATATGTTAAGTGCATATTCAGCAGTTAACCAAGGGCACCGCCACCCTAAAATTATCCAAGCGCTAAAAGACCAAGTAGACCGTGTAACGCTTACTTCTCGCGCGTTTCACAATGATCAACTTGGACCTTGGTATGAAAAGATTTGTAAATTAACCAATAAAGAGATGGCGCTCCCAATGAATACAGGTGCAGAAGCAGTTGAAACAGCTGTTAAAGCTGCTCGCCGCTGGGCTTATGACGTCAAAGGCGTTGAAGAGAATTGTGCTGAAATTATTGCTTGTAACGGAAACTTCCACGGCCGTACGATGACAGCCGTCTCGCTTTCATCAGAAGTGGAGTATAAACGTGGGTTTGGACCGATGCTTCCAGGCATAAATTTAATTCCTTATGGGGATATTGAGGCACTTAGAGCAGCTATTACTCCAAATACTGCGGCATTTTTATTTGAACCGATTCAAGGGGAAGCTGGAATTGTCATTCCGCCAGAAGGCTTCTTAAAAGCAGCTTATGAATTATGTAAAGAAAACAATGTGTTATTTATAGCAGATGAAATTCAAGCAGGACTTGCTCGCTCAGGAAAAATGTTTGCTTGTGAATGGGAAAATGTTGACCCTGACATGTATATTTTAGGAAAAGCTCTAGGTGGAGGCGTCTTCCCTATTTCATGTGTTGCCGCAAATAAAAGTGTTCTTGGTGTCTTTAACCCAGGTTCTCATGGATCTACTTTTGGTGGCAATCCGGTTGCATGTGCTGTATCTGTTGCCTCTCTTGATGTGCTTATTGAGGAAGACCTTGCTAATCGGTCACTCCGTCTTGGTGAAAACTTTATGAGTAAGCTGAGAGAAATTGATAACCCTATTATTAAAGAGGTACGTGGTAGAGGGTTATTCATTGGAGTGGAATTAACAGAAGCTGCTCGCCCTTATTGTGAACAGTTGAAAGAAGCAGGTCTTTTATGTAAAGAAACACATGATACAGTCATTCGATTTGCTCCACCACTTATTATTTCAGAGGAAGAACTTGACTGGGCAATAAATAAAATTAAAAATGTTTTACAAAAGTAG
- a CDS encoding Lrp/AsnC family transcriptional regulator: protein MKCTNKEIELLKILENDARLSNELIAKMMGSSVKDVGDMIQKLSDQHILVRCSALVNWSKVEEHEGVTAMIDVKVTPKRGVGFDEIAQRIYRFPEVKSLYLMSGAYDLSVTVEGKSMNEVGNFVSQKLSTLDSVVSTMTHFYLKKYKHDGTILEDGDEDLRMVVSP from the coding sequence ATGAAGTGTACAAATAAAGAAATTGAATTACTAAAAATATTAGAAAACGATGCTCGTCTGTCAAATGAATTAATCGCTAAAATGATGGGGTCTTCCGTTAAAGATGTAGGAGACATGATTCAGAAATTAAGTGATCAACATATATTAGTTCGATGTTCGGCGTTAGTGAATTGGTCAAAGGTGGAAGAGCATGAAGGGGTAACAGCGATGATCGATGTGAAGGTTACGCCTAAAAGAGGAGTAGGTTTTGATGAAATTGCACAAAGAATTTATCGCTTTCCAGAGGTGAAATCACTTTACTTAATGTCTGGAGCCTATGATTTATCTGTGACAGTTGAAGGGAAATCAATGAATGAGGTTGGGAATTTTGTCTCTCAAAAGTTATCCACACTGGATTCCGTCGTTTCGACAATGACTCATTTTTATTTAAAAAAATATAAGCATGATGGAACGATATTAGAAGACGGCGATGAAGATCTTCGTATGGTGGTGTCACCTTAA
- a CDS encoding MalY/PatB family protein, with protein MENFDRIINRKATASVKWDMAESIFGERDLLPLWVADMDFEAPLPVKEALNKRVQHGIYGYSYPTTEVKSSITNWFKSRHSWSFSQDAILYSPGVVPSIATAIQSLTEKGDRILIQTPVYYPFFQLIQENDRKVVDCPLVIQNDQYHIDFDAFEECLKQGVKLFLFCSPHNPVGRVWTNEEQTKIADLCKAYNVIIISDEIHCDLVYSPHTHIPIAKANQDHVITLTAPSKTFNIAGLQSALMIIENQQLRVKIENSQKKQGFFTVNALGLVAMEAAYRDGAQWVDELLAYLEKNKKFVSSYLVQHLPNVKMIDAQGTFLLWLDFRETGFHEEEVNKRLLSKGKIALERGSKYGDAGAGFFRLNIGCSRDQLETAMHKMKQALQ; from the coding sequence GTGGAAAATTTTGATCGTATTATTAATCGTAAAGCAACCGCTTCTGTCAAATGGGACATGGCTGAATCCATTTTTGGAGAACGTGACCTTTTACCCCTATGGGTGGCAGATATGGACTTTGAAGCCCCATTACCAGTTAAGGAAGCACTTAATAAACGAGTTCAACACGGCATATATGGATACAGTTATCCTACTACTGAAGTAAAATCTTCCATTACAAATTGGTTTAAATCAAGACATAGCTGGTCTTTTTCACAAGATGCGATTCTCTATAGCCCCGGAGTCGTTCCTTCAATTGCAACAGCCATTCAATCCTTAACTGAAAAAGGAGACCGTATTTTAATTCAAACTCCTGTTTATTACCCATTTTTTCAGCTCATTCAAGAAAATGATCGTAAAGTTGTAGATTGTCCGCTTGTCATTCAGAACGATCAATATCACATTGACTTTGATGCATTTGAAGAATGTTTAAAACAAGGAGTCAAGCTCTTCTTATTTTGCAGCCCTCATAATCCAGTTGGACGTGTATGGACGAACGAAGAACAAACAAAAATTGCCGATCTATGCAAAGCCTATAATGTCATCATCATTTCTGATGAAATTCATTGTGATCTCGTCTATTCTCCACATACACACATACCTATTGCTAAAGCAAATCAAGACCATGTTATTACACTAACTGCACCAAGTAAAACTTTCAATATTGCAGGTTTACAATCTGCCCTTATGATTATTGAAAATCAACAGCTAAGAGTAAAGATAGAAAATAGTCAAAAAAAACAAGGGTTCTTTACTGTTAATGCCCTTGGACTTGTCGCGATGGAGGCTGCTTATCGTGATGGAGCGCAATGGGTTGATGAACTTCTCGCTTACTTAGAAAAGAATAAGAAGTTCGTTTCCTCGTACTTAGTCCAGCATCTCCCTAACGTAAAAATGATTGATGCACAAGGGACATTTTTACTTTGGCTAGACTTTAGAGAGACGGGTTTTCATGAGGAAGAAGTGAATAAACGATTGTTATCCAAGGGAAAAATTGCTTTAGAACGAGGAAGTAAATATGGAGATGCAGGAGCAGGCTTTTTCCGATTAAATATTGGATGTTCCCGCGATCAGTTAGAAACCGCCATGCACAAAATGAAGCAAGCACTACAATAA
- a CDS encoding RNA polymerase sigma factor gives MEEALLLKRAKNGDLEAYKHIIDHYSPLVERFAFQIGTPYKSISDVSQEVFIRIYRTLPQFSQTTFTTWLYTMTYKTVKEYVEQALYEEEQECENPIFLHEEDKMLHECIGGLDEIYRLPIILFCFHDQSYEEISDILKISVSTVKTRVTKAKSLLKQSIIQKEQEAGVYDG, from the coding sequence ATGGAAGAGGCATTACTACTTAAACGAGCCAAAAATGGAGATTTAGAAGCGTATAAGCATATCATTGACCACTATTCTCCCTTAGTCGAACGGTTTGCTTTTCAAATAGGTACTCCTTATAAGAGCATCTCGGATGTGTCCCAGGAAGTCTTTATTCGTATTTATCGTACTCTTCCTCAATTTTCACAGACGACATTCACGACGTGGTTATATACAATGACATACAAAACGGTAAAAGAATATGTAGAACAAGCTCTGTATGAGGAAGAACAAGAATGTGAGAATCCTATTTTTTTACATGAAGAAGATAAAATGCTGCATGAATGTATTGGAGGATTAGATGAAATATATCGTTTGCCGATAATTTTATTCTGCTTTCATGACCAATCGTATGAAGAGATTAGCGATATATTGAAGATTTCCGTATCCACTGTAAAAACACGAGTCACTAAAGCCAAGAGTCTTTTAAAACAAAGCATCATTCAAAAGGAACAGGAAGCGGGTGTGTATGATGGATGA
- a CDS encoding aminotransferase: MKASRSYLSHTVEELAPSGIRKFFDLANSMKGVISLGVGEPDFVTSWGIREAAINSLEKGYTSYTANAGLLELRNEIATYMNDRFDVQYKEEEEIIVTVGASQALDLAFRSILNPGDEVIIVEPSFVSYAPLVILSGGIPVRIQAKADNEFVLQPEELKAAITNKTKAILLCSPNNPTGTVMNKSDYEQLLPIIKEEDLLVISDEIYAELVYEEEHICIASLADMKERTIVINGFSKGFAMTGWRLGFICAPAFLTEAMLKIHQYSMMCAPTSAQYAAIEALREGIKDLDEMKRSYRQRRNYFVASCNDIGLSCHVPGGAFYSFPSIKETGLTSAEFAERLLMEERVAVVPGDVFGKSGEGHIRCSYASSMNQLQEAIRRMSSFMEKYSK, from the coding sequence ATGAAAGCATCCCGTTCGTATTTATCACACACCGTAGAAGAATTAGCTCCATCAGGAATTCGTAAGTTTTTTGACTTAGCAAATAGCATGAAAGGGGTCATATCTCTTGGGGTAGGTGAACCGGACTTTGTCACCTCATGGGGCATTAGAGAAGCTGCTATCAATTCGTTAGAAAAGGGATATACATCTTATACAGCCAATGCCGGTTTACTTGAGCTGCGTAATGAAATAGCTACATATATGAACGATCGTTTTGATGTTCAATATAAAGAAGAGGAAGAGATTATTGTTACGGTTGGAGCCAGTCAAGCACTTGATTTGGCCTTTCGATCTATCCTTAATCCAGGTGATGAAGTCATTATCGTAGAACCGAGCTTTGTTTCTTATGCACCGCTTGTCATCCTTTCGGGAGGTATTCCCGTTCGAATTCAAGCAAAAGCAGACAATGAATTTGTGTTACAACCAGAAGAACTGAAAGCTGCTATCACAAATAAAACGAAGGCGATCTTACTTTGTTCTCCTAATAATCCGACGGGAACTGTAATGAATAAAAGCGACTATGAGCAATTGTTACCAATAATTAAAGAAGAGGATCTACTTGTTATATCAGATGAAATTTATGCTGAGCTTGTTTATGAGGAAGAGCATATTTGTATTGCGTCCTTAGCGGACATGAAAGAAAGAACGATAGTAATAAATGGTTTCTCAAAAGGCTTTGCGATGACTGGATGGCGTCTCGGGTTTATTTGTGCCCCAGCTTTTCTTACTGAAGCGATGTTGAAAATTCATCAATATAGTATGATGTGTGCGCCAACATCAGCGCAATATGCAGCGATTGAAGCACTGCGAGAAGGAATTAAAGATCTGGATGAAATGAAGAGAAGCTATCGCCAAAGGCGAAATTATTTTGTTGCATCTTGTAATGATATCGGATTAAGCTGTCATGTACCTGGTGGTGCCTTTTATAGTTTTCCGTCAATTAAAGAAACGGGATTAACCTCAGCGGAATTTGCCGAGCGACTCCTAATGGAGGAAAGGGTGGCAGTTGTTCCGGGAGATGTATTTGGAAAGAGTGGCGAAGGGCATATTCGCTGTTCTTATGCTTCTTCTATGAATCAGCTTCAGGAAGCAATCAGGCGCATGTCATCCTTTATGGAGAAATATTCAAAATAG